Proteins found in one Aquibium microcysteis genomic segment:
- the prmC gene encoding peptide chain release factor N(5)-glutamine methyltransferase has protein sequence MAETPAGPGEPLDALLRRLRGRLAAAGVENPALDARLLVEHSTSTDRMDAIRDPGRPVRSDAVQAAEAAVARRLAGEPVHRIIGQRGFYGLTLHLSPDTLEPRPDTETLVDLVLPRLRAVAAERGHCRILDLGTGTGAIALALLSQIPQARAVASDIAPGALAAARRNADENGLSERFETVLSDWFGDISGRYDAIVSNPPYITASEYAALAPEVKDHDPPRALLGGADGLEAYRVIAAGVTPHLEPGGIVGLEIGASQKDGVTQVFQAAGLVRIDAAKDMGGRDRALVFRL, from the coding sequence ATGGCTGAGACGCCGGCCGGGCCGGGCGAGCCGCTCGACGCCCTTCTGCGGCGACTGCGCGGAAGGCTTGCCGCAGCCGGCGTCGAGAACCCGGCGCTCGACGCGCGGCTGCTCGTCGAGCATTCCACGTCGACCGACCGCATGGATGCGATCCGCGATCCCGGGCGCCCGGTCCGGTCGGACGCGGTGCAGGCCGCGGAAGCGGCCGTCGCGCGGCGGCTGGCCGGCGAACCGGTCCACCGGATCATCGGTCAGCGCGGCTTCTACGGGCTGACGCTCCACCTGTCGCCGGACACGCTGGAGCCGAGACCCGACACCGAAACGCTGGTCGACCTCGTGCTGCCGCGTCTGCGCGCGGTCGCGGCCGAGCGCGGACATTGCCGGATCCTCGACCTCGGCACGGGGACCGGGGCCATCGCGCTGGCGCTGCTGTCGCAGATCCCGCAGGCTCGTGCGGTCGCCAGCGACATCGCTCCCGGCGCGCTCGCCGCCGCCCGGCGCAATGCCGACGAAAACGGGTTGTCGGAGCGATTCGAGACCGTGCTGTCGGACTGGTTCGGCGATATTTCCGGCCGCTATGATGCAATCGTCTCGAACCCTCCCTACATAACGGCGAGCGAGTACGCCGCTCTCGCGCCCGAGGTGAAGGATCACGATCCGCCGCGGGCGCTGCTCGGCGGAGCCGACGGGCTGGAAGCCTACCGGGTGATCGCGGCGGGAGTGACACCTCACCTCGAGCCCGGCGGCATCGTCGGGCTGGAGATCGGAGCCAGCCAGAAGGACGGGGTCACACAGGTGTTCCAAGCGGCCGGACTGGTCCGGATCGATGCGGCCAAGGATATGGGCGGTCGCGATCGGGCGTTGGTCTTCCGCCTTTGA
- a CDS encoding DUF4167 domain-containing protein, translating into MRPQQQNRRMRGRNNNNNNNNNNPNRKGPNPLTRSYESNGPDVKIRGSAQQIAEKYAALARDAQSSGDRVMAENYLQHAEHYNRIIMAAQGQMPAPVLRDQRDDFDDEDGDEAGEQPFGQPQDARQPEARQNDGRQTENREGRQQDGRHSDSRQNDGRQGDNREGRQQDGRQRDNRREDGRRDRDEANRRDDGRREDGRRDGENQPRDHRRDQQPQPVVARETAGDVRANDGSGPQPVIEGMPAEVALEQEAMAGQKTAGRRRGRPPRAKGGDEVAAAAPTAAPEPAAAEAVAAPAAAETPAAAADDAAPRRPRRPRRPRGRDEGEQEAEGTADETVAAQ; encoded by the coding sequence ATGAGGCCACAACAGCAGAACCGGCGCATGCGCGGCAGGAACAACAATAACAACAACAATAACAACAACCCCAACCGCAAGGGCCCCAATCCACTTACCCGCAGCTACGAAAGCAACGGGCCGGACGTCAAGATCAGGGGCTCCGCCCAGCAAATCGCGGAAAAATATGCCGCTCTCGCCCGCGACGCCCAGAGCTCGGGCGACAGGGTCATGGCGGAGAACTACCTGCAGCACGCCGAGCATTACAACCGCATCATCATGGCGGCGCAGGGCCAGATGCCCGCTCCCGTGCTGCGCGACCAGCGCGACGACTTCGACGATGAGGACGGCGACGAGGCGGGCGAGCAGCCCTTCGGGCAGCCGCAGGACGCGCGCCAGCCGGAAGCCCGGCAGAACGACGGCCGCCAGACCGAGAATCGCGAAGGCCGCCAGCAGGATGGCCGACACAGCGATTCTCGCCAGAATGACGGCCGGCAGGGCGACAACCGCGAGGGCCGCCAGCAGGACGGGCGGCAGCGGGACAACCGGCGGGAAGACGGCCGCCGCGACCGCGACGAGGCGAACCGCCGGGACGACGGGCGCCGCGAGGACGGCCGGCGCGACGGCGAGAATCAGCCGCGCGACCATCGCCGCGACCAGCAGCCCCAGCCCGTGGTGGCACGGGAGACGGCCGGCGACGTGCGCGCGAATGACGGCAGTGGCCCGCAGCCGGTGATCGAGGGCATGCCGGCCGAGGTCGCGCTCGAACAGGAAGCCATGGCCGGCCAGAAGACTGCCGGCCGCCGCCGCGGTCGTCCGCCCCGTGCCAAGGGCGGAGACGAGGTGGCTGCAGCCGCTCCGACGGCCGCTCCGGAACCGGCGGCCGCCGAGGCCGTAGCGGCGCCCGCAGCGGCGGAAACGCCTGCCGCAGCGGCTGACGACGCCGCGCCGCGCCGGCCGCGCCGGCCGCGCCGGCCGCGGGGCCGCGACGAAGGCGAGCAGGAAGCCGAGGGAACGGCCGACGAGACGGTCGCCGCGCAATAG
- the prfA gene encoding peptide chain release factor 1, which produces MTTLPADRMDQVLKRHEYIEAQLAAGPDSETYVRLASEYSEIQDLVVQVKALRAAERERDDIRAMLSDKATDAEMRELAEAELDEVVERIEAVEQAIQLLLLPKDAADARSAILEIRAGTGGDEAAIFAGDLFRMYERYAADHGWKVEVVSASEGDAGGYKEIIATVSGKGVFSKLKFESGVHRVQRVPATEASGRIHTSAATVAVLPEAEEIDVEIRNEDIRIDTMRASGAGGQHVNTTDSAVRITHLPTGVVVVQAEKSQHQNRARAMQILRARLFDMQRTKAADERSEARRLQVGSGDRSERIRTYNFPQGRLTDHRINLTLYKLDRVMEGDLDDVIGALISDHQTKLLAEMGENG; this is translated from the coding sequence ATGACCACTCTCCCCGCCGACCGCATGGACCAGGTCCTGAAACGCCACGAGTACATCGAGGCGCAGCTGGCGGCCGGGCCGGATTCGGAGACCTATGTCCGGCTCGCCTCGGAATATTCCGAGATACAGGACCTCGTCGTGCAGGTGAAGGCGCTGCGCGCGGCCGAGCGGGAGCGGGACGACATCCGGGCGATGCTGTCCGACAAGGCGACCGACGCGGAGATGCGCGAACTGGCCGAGGCCGAGCTCGACGAGGTGGTGGAGCGGATCGAGGCGGTCGAGCAGGCGATCCAGCTGCTGCTCCTGCCCAAGGACGCGGCCGATGCCCGCAGCGCCATCCTGGAAATCCGTGCCGGCACCGGCGGCGACGAGGCCGCGATCTTCGCGGGCGACCTGTTCCGCATGTACGAGCGCTACGCCGCCGACCATGGCTGGAAGGTCGAGGTGGTCTCGGCGAGCGAGGGCGATGCCGGCGGCTACAAGGAGATCATCGCCACCGTCTCCGGCAAGGGCGTGTTCTCGAAGCTGAAGTTCGAATCGGGCGTGCACCGGGTGCAGCGCGTGCCGGCGACGGAAGCGAGCGGGCGCATCCATACGTCGGCGGCGACGGTCGCGGTGCTGCCGGAGGCAGAGGAGATCGACGTCGAGATCCGCAACGAGGACATCCGTATCGACACGATGCGCGCCTCGGGCGCCGGCGGGCAGCACGTCAACACCACCGATTCGGCGGTGCGCATCACCCACCTGCCGACCGGCGTGGTGGTGGTGCAGGCGGAGAAGTCGCAGCACCAGAACCGGGCGCGCGCCATGCAGATCCTGCGCGCGCGCCTGTTCGACATGCAGCGTACCAAGGCGGCAGACGAGCGCTCGGAGGCGCGGCGGCTTCAGGTCGGGTCCGGCGACCGCTCGGAGCGCATCCGGACCTACAATTTTCCGCAGGGGCGGCTCACCGATCATCGCATCAACCTCACCCTCTACAAGCTCGACCGGGTGATGGAAGGCGACCTCGACGACGTGATCGGCGCGCTGATCTCCGATCACCAGACGAAGCTCCTCGCCGAGATGGGCGAGAATGGCTGA
- a CDS encoding feruloyl-CoA synthase, translated as MPVIAASGVRAVRMGEQSVASTHGPSGATYVESVLPLGDYPRTMIDWLRRWAAEVPERVFLADRGEDGAWRKVTFAQALARARSIAQYLLDRKLSAERPVVILSGNSVEHGLIALGAMMAGVPFAPVSPAYSLVSKDHAKLRHIFSLLTPGLVFAADGRPFEAALRSVMNDDIGLVVARQPVGGLASDSFEAMTATVATDAVDAADAAVDPDQPAKFLFTSGSTGMPKAVINTQRMMTCNQLMILSAMAFLADEPPVLVDWLPWNHTAGGNHNFGIALSNGGTLYIDDGAPTPGGIDKTVRNLTEIAPTMYFNVPKGYEMLTEHLGRNAALRERFFSKLKLMQYAGASLAKHVWDALETHAIATTGEKVLIVTGYGSTETAPFAFTTTWPVNQPGEVGLPAPALKIKLVPNAEKLEVRLKGPSITPGYWRQPDKTAECFDEEGYYMIGDALRFVDPADVSKGFMFDGRVTEDFKLSTGTWVNMAGVRGSIVSAFAPYVRDVVLTGLDRNHIGALLFLDVDATLRLAPEVPVADEKHLAHHPAVRLHFQDRLDALARKSTGSSNLVARVIILDRPPSIDAHEITDKGSINQRAVMQTRAKLVEDLYTDPAPLHVLVANRKG; from the coding sequence ATGCCGGTCATCGCCGCATCCGGAGTGCGGGCGGTTCGCATGGGCGAACAGTCCGTGGCTTCGACACATGGCCCTTCCGGCGCCACCTATGTCGAGTCCGTCCTGCCGCTGGGCGACTATCCGCGCACGATGATCGACTGGCTGCGGCGCTGGGCGGCCGAGGTTCCCGAGCGTGTGTTCCTCGCCGATCGCGGAGAGGATGGAGCGTGGCGCAAGGTCACCTTTGCGCAGGCGCTGGCCCGAGCCCGCTCGATCGCACAATATCTGCTCGACAGGAAGCTCTCGGCCGAACGCCCGGTCGTGATCCTGTCGGGCAACTCGGTCGAGCACGGCCTGATCGCACTCGGCGCCATGATGGCCGGCGTGCCGTTCGCACCGGTTTCGCCGGCCTATTCGCTGGTCTCGAAGGACCATGCGAAGCTGCGCCACATCTTTTCGCTGCTGACCCCCGGCCTCGTCTTCGCCGCCGACGGCAGGCCCTTCGAGGCTGCGCTCCGGTCGGTGATGAACGACGATATCGGCCTGGTGGTGGCACGCCAACCCGTCGGCGGTCTTGCGTCGGACAGTTTCGAGGCGATGACCGCCACGGTCGCGACCGACGCGGTCGACGCCGCGGATGCCGCGGTCGATCCCGACCAGCCGGCAAAGTTCCTGTTCACGTCGGGCTCCACCGGCATGCCGAAGGCCGTCATCAACACGCAGCGCATGATGACCTGCAACCAGTTGATGATCCTGTCGGCGATGGCCTTCCTGGCCGACGAACCGCCGGTGCTGGTCGACTGGCTGCCGTGGAACCACACCGCCGGCGGCAACCACAATTTCGGCATCGCGCTGTCGAACGGTGGAACGCTCTACATCGACGACGGCGCGCCGACGCCGGGCGGCATCGACAAGACGGTCCGCAATCTCACGGAGATCGCGCCGACGATGTATTTCAACGTGCCGAAGGGCTACGAGATGCTGACCGAGCACCTCGGCCGCAATGCCGCATTGCGGGAGCGCTTCTTCAGCAAGCTCAAGCTGATGCAGTATGCCGGCGCGAGTCTGGCCAAGCACGTCTGGGATGCGCTCGAGACGCACGCCATCGCCACGACCGGCGAGAAGGTGCTCATCGTCACCGGCTACGGCTCCACCGAAACGGCACCCTTCGCCTTCACCACGACATGGCCGGTGAACCAGCCGGGCGAGGTGGGCCTGCCCGCGCCGGCGCTGAAGATCAAGCTTGTGCCGAATGCCGAGAAGCTCGAAGTGCGGCTCAAGGGGCCGAGCATCACCCCCGGCTACTGGCGCCAGCCGGACAAGACGGCCGAGTGCTTCGACGAGGAAGGCTATTACATGATCGGCGATGCGCTGCGCTTCGTCGATCCGGCCGACGTGTCGAAAGGCTTCATGTTCGACGGCCGCGTGACCGAGGACTTCAAGCTGTCGACGGGCACGTGGGTGAACATGGCCGGCGTGCGCGGGTCCATCGTGTCGGCCTTCGCGCCCTATGTGCGCGACGTGGTGCTGACCGGGCTCGACCGAAACCATATCGGCGCGCTGCTGTTCCTGGACGTCGACGCGACGCTGCGGCTCGCGCCCGAGGTGCCCGTCGCCGACGAGAAGCACCTGGCGCATCATCCGGCGGTGCGTCTGCATTTCCAGGACAGGCTGGACGCGCTCGCCCGCAAGTCGACCGGCAGCTCCAATCTCGTGGCCAGGGTGATCATCCTCGACAGGCCCCCCTCCATCGATGCACACGAGATCACCGACAAGGGCTCGATCAACCAGCGTGCCGTCATGCA